One window of Theropithecus gelada isolate Dixy chromosome 4, Tgel_1.0, whole genome shotgun sequence genomic DNA carries:
- the CPNE5 gene encoding copine-5 isoform X5 — MEQPEDMASLSEFDSLAGSIPATKVEITVSCRNLLDKDMFSKSDPLCVMYTQGMENKQWREFGRTEVIDNTLNPDFVRKFIVDYFFEEKQNLRFDLYDVDSKSPDLSKHDFLGQAFCTLGEIVGSPGSRLEKPLTEKLLL, encoded by the exons ATGGAGCAGCCTGAGGACATGGCGTCGCTGAGCGAGTTCGACTCCTTGGCGGGCAGCATCCCGGCCACCAAGGTGGAGATCACCGTGTCCTGCAG GAACCTCTTGGACAAAGACATGTTTTCCAAGTCCGACCCAC TGTGCGTCATGTATACCCAAGGGATGGAGAACAAGCAGTGGCGGGAG TTCGGGCGCACTGAAGTCATTGACAACACGCTCAATCCCGACTTCGTGCGCAAGTTCATTGTGGATTACTTTTTCGAGGAGAAGCAGAACCTCCGTTTTGATTT ATACGACGTTGACTCTAAGAGTCCCGATTTATCCAAACAC gatttcctgggccaggccttcTGCACCCTTGGAGAGATTGTGGGGTCCCCTGGGAGCCGCCTGGAGAAGCCCCTCAC GGAAAAGCTGTTGCTCTGA